A portion of the Vicinamibacteria bacterium genome contains these proteins:
- a CDS encoding hotdog domain-containing protein, with translation MKPTLAPGITRHERIPVDRDRTISFLGEDLRLYSTPSMVRDIEYTALRLIQEHLDEGESSVGVHIEVDHLAATPLGQEVVVEVAVVAVEGRKISLEATVRDAVEEVGRGRHVRFVIDVARHAKRLREKLAKFGEAG, from the coding sequence ATGAAGCCAACTCTCGCACCCGGCATCACGCGCCATGAGCGTATCCCTGTCGATCGTGACCGCACCATCTCCTTCCTCGGAGAGGACCTGCGCCTCTACAGTACGCCGTCGATGGTGCGCGACATCGAGTACACCGCCTTGAGGCTCATCCAGGAGCATCTCGACGAGGGCGAAAGCTCGGTCGGGGTGCACATCGAAGTCGACCATCTCGCGGCGACACCGCTCGGTCAGGAGGTCGTGGTCGAGGTAGCGGTGGTTGCCGTCGAAGGGCGGAAGATATCGCTCGAGGCCACGGTGCGCGACGCCGTCGAGGAGGTTGGACGAGGCCGGCACGTACGTTTCGTCATCGACGTCGCTCGCCACGCGAAGCGACTTCGAGAGAAGCTCGCCAAATTCGGCGAGGCCGGCTGA